In Leishmania mexicana MHOM/GT/2001/U1103 complete genome, chromosome 17, the following proteins share a genomic window:
- a CDS encoding putative P-type ATPase: MSSAVKLSVGEKCARQHAPSSSMSSSKAVSESAFAIRPETLHELISDGGHGATKRLASIGGLKGLASQLKTDLAHGIDNTDKKAIAQRREWFSANELPEAKETSFMDMVWESLEDRMVQILIVSAVVSLVLGLTVPDQDTGLVDYAHGWIEGTAILLSVTIVTLVSSINNYQKEQKFKELSKATPPVKVQVVRSGTTLAVTDKELLSGDLLNIAAGDVLTVDGLVLRSTSLKVDESAATGETDDVAKSAHGDFVLRSGSNVTEGEGTILVMGVGVHSFAGHIAMHVREAKEETPLQHKLEELANRIGYMGMLAAGLMFVLLSGKELLDTVVYRKHPFGYKKYLDNLMTAVTIVVVAVPEGLPLSVTIALAYSMKQMFKENNLVRHLAACETMGGATTICTDKTGTITQNDMSVTDGVTTYGVAYVVPRKPSNFAGEDEKVGSGTLAPRSPLLQTSTPMNVSAVLGGAQAAGVRRLLVECIAMNTKATWVRVESLNAKQSTVRLTGSKTEQALLNFVDALGEDPMQLRSERLSRLNEEAMRTPSSPFSLVPWPTGLEGTSSNVVAAAATFTRDLRIYPFTSARKRMATALVLRPEKLVRYYVKGASELILAECAHTYDAQGERVGLSHEVRVQLEEAIMAMARRQLRTLAIAYADYPLSADDSAPPHGSSDSDESGVAPSSPFLEDDIQLAGLTLVGIVGIRDPVRLEVPGAVAQCRRAGVVVRMITGDNKATAVSIAKEVGIYGKVWSGPAEGAQGLALEGPQFRELAKSARKLNAILPRLQVISRASPMDKHILVSALMKRGEVVAVTGDGTNDAPALKGANVGFSMNSGTEVAKLASDVVILDDNFSTIVTAMKWGRNVNDNICKFLQFQMTVNVAAVVVSFTGALLDRNGDSPLKPVQLLWVNLIMDTLAALALATETPSDEVLLRPPKPKAAPLITRRMWLNIAGQSLYQILIQQYLLLGGANTLGLAVRDSEELHTLIFNVFVLMQLSNEFNARILDNSVAFWHNLGNAPMFITVVGTMFVIQIVSVQYGGTLMQCVPLPLASWVTSLALGVVPLLLGFVLRRIGVVEKEIPPPLPVVDTEEEAALQLALKQHVCPTLRDAAGKVRMQLRVLKAFGENAQEQKAARAQSR; encoded by the coding sequence ATGAGCAGTGCAGTGAAGTTGTCCGTGGGGGAGAAATGTGCTCGCCAGCACGCACCCTCTTCTTCAATGAGCTCGAGTAAGGCAGTGTCGGAGAGCGCATTTGCCATCCGCCCCGAGACCCTGCATGAGCTCATCAGCGATGGAGGGCATGGCGCAACAAAACGGCTCGCCAGCATCGGCGGTCTCAAGGGACTCGCCTCGCAGCTCAAGACCGACCTTGCGCATGGCATCGACAACACTGACAAGAAGGCAAttgcgcagcgtcgcgagTGGTTCTCCGCTAATGAGCTTCCAGAGGCGAAGGAGACGTCGTTCATGGACATGGTCTGGGAGTCGCTCGAGGACCGCATGGTTCAAATCCTAATCGTCAGTGCGGTGGTCTCGCTCGTGCTGGGGCTAACAGTGCCGGATCAGGACACGGGGCTTGTGGACTACGCCCACGGCTGGATCGAGGGCACCGCCATCCTGCTCTCCGTCACCATCGTCACTCTCGTCAGCAGCATCAACAACTACCAGAAGGAGCAGAAGTTCAAGGAACTGAGCAAGGCTACACCGCCGGTGAAGGTGCAGGTGGTCCGCTCCGGCACCACACTGGCCGTCACGGACAAGGAGCTACTCTCCGGCGACCTGCTCAATATCGCTGCGGGTGACGTGCTGACGGTAGATGGCCTCGTCCTGCGGAGCACCTCCCTGAAGGTGGATGAGTCTGCCGCGACGGGCGAGACCGACGACGTGGCCAAGTCGGCGCACGGCGACTTTGTGCTCCGCTCAGGCTCGAACGTtacggagggggagggcacgaTCCTCGTTATGGGGGTTGGCGTGCACTCCTTTGCCGGACACATCGCGATGCATGTGcgggaggcgaaggaggagacaccgctgcagcacaagCTTGAAGAGCTTGCGAACCGCATCGGCTACATGGGCATGCTCGCTGCCGGGCTCATGTTTGTGCTGCTCAGTGGCAAGGAGCTTCTGGACACGGTTGTCTACCGCAAGCACCCATTCGGCTACAAGAAGTACCTCGACAACTTGATGACGGCAGTGACGATCGTGGTCGTGGCTGTGCCGGAGGGGCTGCCGCTCTCCGTCACCATTGCACTCGCCTACAGCATGAAGCAGATGTTCAAGGAGAACAACCTCGTCCGGCACCTGGCGGCCTGTGAGACCATGGGCGGCGCGACCACAATCTGCACCGACAAGACCGGGACCATAACCCAGAACGACATGTCCGTGACGGACGGCGTGACGACGTACGGTGTGGCTTATGTGGTGCCCCGCAAGCCGTCCAATTTCGCCGGAGAGGATGAGAAGGTGGGAAGCGGGACACTGGCCCCACGGTCACCACTGCTGCAGACGTCCACGCCCATGAACGTGTCTGCGGTtctcggcggcgcgcaggccGCCGGTGTGCGCCGGCTTCTCGTGGAGTGCATCGCTATGAACACCAAGGCTACCTGGGTCCGGGTGGAGTCCCTCAACGCGAAGCAGTCGACGGTGAGGCTCACTGGTAGCAAAAcggagcaggcgctgctgaactTTGTGGACGCGCTGGGCGAGGACCcgatgcagctgcgcagcgagcgGCTGTCGAGGCTGAATGAGGAGGCAATGCGTACACCGTCGTCTCCGTTCTCGCTGGTGCCGTGGCCTACGGGGCTGGAGGGGACGAGCAGCAACGTcgtggctgccgcagcgacttTCACTAGGGATCTCCGCATTTACCCCTTCACCTCGGCGCGCAAGcggatggcgacggcgctggtgctgcgacCGGAGAAGCTGGTACGCTACTACGTAAAAGGGGCGAGCGAGCTGATCCTGGCCgagtgcgcacacacgtacgaTGCGCAGGGGGAGCGCGTCGGTCTTTCCCACGAAGTGCGcgtgcagctggaggaggcgatcaTGGCCATGGCGCGCCGCCAGCTACGCACGCTCGCCATCGCCTACGCAGACTATCCGCTGTCAGCTGACGACAGCGCCCCACCACACGGCtccagcgacagcgatgagAGCGGCGTCGCGCCGTCATCGCCTTTCCTGGAGGACGATATACAGCTGGCGGGGTTGACGTTGGTGGGCATCGTAGGAATTCGCGATCCGGTGCGCCTCGAGGTACCTGGGGCTGTGGCGCAGTGCCGTCGGGCCGGCGTGGTTGTGCGCATGATCACTGGCGACAACAAAGCCACAGCCGTGAGCATTGCCAAGGAGGTGGGCATCTACGGCAAGGTCTGGTCCGGGCCTGCGGAAGGAGCGCAGGGGCTGGCGCTGGAGGGGCCGCAGTTCCGCGAGCTGGCGAAGAGCGCGCGAAAGCTGAATGCCATTCTGCCCCGTCTGCAGGTCATCTCCCGCGCATCGCCGATGGACAAGCACATTCTCGTCTCAGCCTTGATGAAGcgcggcgaggtggtggcggtcaccggcgacggcaccaacgacgcgccggcgctgaaggGCGCCAACGTTGGGTTCTCGATGAACTCCGGCACCGAGGTCGCAAAGCTTGCTTCGGACGTCGTCATCCTCGACGACAACTTCAGCACCATCGTGACCGCAATGAAGTGGGGCCGTAACGTGAACGACAACATCTGCAAGTTTCTTCAGTTCCAAATGACTGTGAacgtggccgccgtcgttgtCTCGTTCActggcgcgctgctggaccGCAACGGCGATTCGCCGCTGAagccggtgcagctgctgtgggTGAACCTAATCATGGACACGCTGGCCGCCttggcgctggcgacggAGACGCCGTCGGACGAGGTGCTCCTGCGGCCCCCGAAGCCGAAGGCGGCCCCGCTCATCACGCGCCGTATGTGGCTGAATATTGCCGGCCAGTCCCTCTACCAGATTCTCATCCAGCAGTACTTGCTCTTGGGCGGCGCCAACACTCTGGGACTCGCTGTGCGAGACTCTGAGGAGTTGCACACCCTTATCTTCAACGTCTTTGTTCTGATGCAGCTGAGCAACGAGTTCAATGCCCGCATCCTCGACAACTCCGTGGCCTTCTGGCACAACCTGGGCAATGCACCGATGTTCATCACCGTTGTCGGGACGATGTTTGTCATTCAAATCGTCAGTGTGCAGTACGGCGGCACCCTCATGCAGTGCGTGCCTCTCCCGCTAGCCTCGTGGGTGACGTCTCTCGCCCTCGGCGTtgtgccgcttctcctcggcTTTGTGCTGCGCAGGATTGGCGTTGTCGAGAAGGAGATTCCGCCCCCGCTGCCAGTGGTGgacacggaggaggaggcggcactgcagctggcgctgaaGCAGCACGTCTGCCCCACGCTCCGAGACGCCGCGGGAAAAGTGCGGATGCAACTGCGGGTGCTGAAGGCTTTTGGTGAAAATGCTCAGGAACAGAAGGCGGCAAGGGCGCAGAGCAGGTGA